TGCTTTTCAGGTGCAAGCCCACATATTCATCATATAAATCATCGATTGCTCGGCGAATCATGGCTTGACTTTGGCTATTTAACTGAATGCTTTGTAATTTGGAAAAGTTGATTTGACTGAACAGTTTGATGAAATGTGCCGCCCGGGCCGGCCAATGGAGTCTTCTAGGATCCCTATCGAAATGCTTTTGGCACAATAGCCCATCAAAAGCAACGGAAAAATCAAAAATTCCCTGGTCCTCTTGACAAATTTGACAGGCATGCAATTGGGGCATGACCCCAAATTTAGCCAAGAGCTGAACTTCTAAAATATTAGCAATGATGGCAGGATTAAAGCCTGTTTCAATCTTATCTAAGGCCTGTTCAAGTTGAGTAAAGAGTACCTGGTCGACTTCTCTATCCGGCATAGAGGCGTCCACTAAATGGCAGAGATAGCTGGCATAAGCCATCGCTTCTAAATCACTCATGGTATGCTTGGGAAAAGTCATCGATTTGACTTCTTTAAGAAAGGAAAAACCCCGGTCATTGATCGTACCAATATATTCCGCCCGAACAAAGGCAAAGCTAGGTTGCTTTAACACATTGTTAGGTTTATGAATATTACGAACAAAAAACATGCGCTTGCCATAGGGTTGAGTAAAAATCTTAACCAGCAAATCTTTTTCCTTATAGGGCCTTTGATAGAGAACAATCCCCGGAAAAGTAGCTTGATTGATGGTCATATTCTCACTCTTTCTAGCGACTCCTAAAGTTTATTAGTAATCAGTTTTTGGGCGGTAGCCAAAATCATTGAGCAAATTACGTTTATCACGCCAATGGGGTTGGACTTTTACCCACAATTCCAGAAAGGCCTTAGAACCGAGCAAGGTCTCTATCTCACGACGGGCATTGGATCCAATTTTCTTAATCATTGAACCATTTTTTCCGATAATGATGCCCTTTTGGCTCTTTCGCTCAACAATAATATTGGCATAAATATGGACTTTGTTATACTCATCTTTTTGCATTTTGTCTACGGTTACCGCTACCGAATGGGGAATTTCTTCTCGGGTTAATTGCAAAATTTGTTCCCGAATCATTTCACTGACAACAAAATATTCAGGGTGGTCAGTGACTTGATCTTCAGGGTAATATTGCGGACCAAGTGGCATTTCCTTGGTTAACTCCTTGAGCAATTGGTCCACATTATCCCCTGTTAAAGCAGATAAGGGAATAATTTGATCAAAGATATCCTTATTTGGGATACTTTCTAAATAAGCCGCCAAGTCTTCCTTGTCTAATTGGTCGGTTTTATTCACTGCTAAGATCTTGGGCGTATCGTAAGCAGCAATTTTTTCCATAATGAAACGGTCACCTGGGCCAATTTTTTCAGTGGAATTGACAAGCATTAAAATGACTTCAACCTCATCCAATGCAGAATAGGCACTTTTAACCATGTATTCCCCTAATTCATGCTTAGGTTTGTGAATTCCTGGGGTATCGATAAAGACAATTTGGACCTCATCGGTGGTATAAATGGCATGGATTTTGTTGCGGGTAGTCTGGGCCTTGTCACTCATAATGGCTACTTTTTGACCAATAATATGGTTAAGTAGGGTCGATTTCCCCACATTGGGACGTCCTACAATGGCTACAAAGCCTGAATGATAATTATTTTGATTGAACACAAGTAGTCCTTTCTAAATTTAAAAGAGAAGTGCTAATAGATAAGGCGTGAAAATAATTATACCAATCACTACCGAAAAAATAGATGTGAGCAAGACTAAACCAGCAGCCACATCCTTAATATGTTTTGCAATCGGATGATATTGGTAGTTGGTAGTTAAATCGACCATCCATTCAAAACAAGTATTAATCATTTCACAAGCCATAACCATAAGACAACAAAAAAGCAAAATGATAAATTCTAAGCGCTTAATTTTGAGCAAGAGTGCTAAACAAACCACTAAAAACAGTGAGGCGGTTTGGAATCGAAAATTACGTTCATGTTTAAAGGTGAATACGATTCCTTCACTAGCAAAGCCGAGTGACCGAATAAAAGACCGGTTTTTGAAGCGCTTATTCTTATAGTCTTCCTTGAGCTCTTTATTCTCTTTTGAGTCCATAGGCATCCAAAATCTCTCTTTGTAGGCCAAACATTACTTTTTCATCTTCTGGCTCGATATGGTCATAACCGTTCAAATGCAAAAAACCATGACAAGCTAGAAAACCTAGCTCCCGTTCTAATGAATGATTATATTCCTCTGCCTGACGTTTAGCCGTGTCTAAAGAAATAATCAAATCTCCTAATTCATAAGGCAAATCTTCTGGCCACTCAGCAATAGGACTATCGCCTTCGCTTTCATCGTTGATGGCAAAACTAATCACGTCTGTTGGCCGGTCTTTCCCCCGGTAATCCCGGTTAATGGCGTGGATTTCATCATCGTGGACAATAGTCGCGGACATTTCCGTTTCTCGATTCAGCTCAAGTCGTTTTGCTGCTGCATCTAAGACCCCTAATATAATATTAACTTGATTTTCGCTTAGTTCTCCTGTTTTATCCTTGAATAAGACAGATAACATGCCTATTCACCTCCATGTTTCCTTTGTTCAGCTTCTTTATCATAGGCTTTAATAATTGCTGAAACCACTGGATGTCTGACGACATCATCGGTATCAAAATAGACAAAACGGATGTTATCAACACCCTTGATAATGTTTTCGGCATCAGTAAGTCCTGACTTTATTCCTCTAGGGAGATCGATTTGAGTTTTATCGCCGTTGACAATCATTTTTGACCCGAAACCTAAACGAGTCAAGAACATTTTCATTTGCGCCTTAGTCGTGTTTTGTGCTTCGTCTAAAATCACAAAAGCATCATCTAAGGTCCTACCGCGCATATAAGCTAAGGGAGCAATTTCAATGACCCCTCGCTCCAACAATCGTTCAGTATGGTCAGCACCATAGATAGTATATAGGGCATCATAGATAGGTCTAAGGTAAGGATCAACTTTTTCTTTTAAATCCCCTGGTAGGAAACCCAAACTCTCACCAGCTTCAACTGCAGGACGGGTGAGTATAATACGTTTAACCTGGCCCTTTTTTAAGGCAGAAACGGCCATAACTACTGCTAAAAAGGTTTTCCCCGTTCCGGCAGGTCCGATACCAAATGTTAGTGGGTTAGCCTTAATAGCATCAATATATTGTTTTTGCCCAAAAGTTTTAGGTTGGATAATCTTGCCATCATAGCTTTTCCCAATTGCCTGGTCATATAAGTCGATAAAAGTATCGAGTTGACCATTATTAGCCATTTTGATGGCTGTAATAATGTCACGTTCTCCAATCGTTTTGCCCTTATTGATCAATACTTCAAGAGATTGAATAATTTCTGCTACTGTTTCAATCGTATCACTAGCGCCAATGAGTTCTAATTTATCACCACGAGCATTGATTTGTAAAGTATAGGATTCTTCGATCAAACGCAAATGCCGGTCATGGATTCCATATAAAGTTAGAGCTATCGCTGGATCCTTTAATTGAATGGTCTTAGTAGTCAGTGACTGTGTCAAAAGCAATCTGCCCCCTTTTAATTGATAAGATTAGTATAGCAAAAGGCGTTAAAAAAATCGAATAATGAAACAGAACTTCTGCCTTTCATTCAGTAGAAGAATTACAGAGGCCTTGCCCATATAAAAAGGAGTTGGATCAACGGTCCAACTCCCCTATACTTTTATGATAGCAAGGATTTTGCTACTTTTTGAATTTGATTACCATCCGCTTGACCTTTCAGTTTAGCTACGGCTGTTCCCATAACTTTTCCGAAGTCTTTCATTGAACTGGCACCTACTTGATCAATAACTTCCTTAACTGCTTGGGTAATTTCTTCTTCAGAAAGTTGTTTTGGTAGGTAGTTTTCAACGATTTCTATTTCTTTAGCGGTTTGGTCAGCTAAGTCATCTCTTCCAGCTTCATGAAATTCATTCACAGAATCTTTTCTTTGTTTCAATTCTCTAGATAAGATGCTTAGTTCTTCATCATCCGTTAACGCTTCTTCTTTGTCAATTTCGGCTTTTTGTAAAGCGCCCTTTAACATGCGAATAACGGATAAACGGAATTTATCTTTAGCTTTCATGGCTTCTTTCATATCTTGATTTAATTGATCAATTTTTGCCATGAGGCGCCTCCAATCTGTCCTTTAGGTTATGCACGATTAGAATTTACGTTTACGAGCAGCTTCCGATTTTTTCTTACGGCGAACTGATGGTTTTTCATAATATTCACGTTTGCGTGCTTCACGTAAGGTGCCGGATTTTGAAACCGAGCGTTTAAAGCGACGAAGAGCGTCATCAATAGATTCGTTTTTACGAACTACAGTCTTTGACATGGTATATACCTCCCCTCGTTTCATCCTTACCATTTCCTCCACTTTAGGAAATGTACAAAGTTGATTATAACGAATAATCGAAAGTCAGTCAATCTTAACTTTAATTAAAGTAAGGGTCAAAAGCTAAGTTATTGGCATAAAGTATAAATTTTTTTAATTATTGCCAAGCTAAATTAAAAATTGTTTGGAAAAATTCCGCATGTTTGACATCATAACCCACATCGACTAAACGACCATTTTCGTCCTCATAGGTCTGCCCTTGATTAATCCCCTTGGTGGCGACCTTGGCCTTTAAGGCATGCTTCTTTGTCAATGAAGGATCAATATAGGAAATGGCTGTCAACACATCCCAAAGATAATAAGTCGAATTTGAGACTTGGTGAACTAATGGTGGCACTAAGGCATAGCAGTTACCTAGAAAATCTATCCCTAAATTTTTCCGTTCTTTAGCCCAAGCCTGACGTATCGGTATTGTTAGTGGCACCTTTTCGGTACTTTCTAAGGCAACGATATCAATAGGGAATGCTTCTTGAAATACCCGTTCGACTGCCTCTGGATCCCAAAAAGCATTCCATTCAGCTGAACCATCATGTTCAGGTTCGAGGACATTACCCTTTGCTTGAAAGGCGCCGCCCATCCAATATAATTTATTAATTTTAGTAGCAATACTTGAATCAGTATCTAGTGCTAGCGCTAAGTCAGACAAAGGACCTGTAAAGACCAGGTCAATAGCTTGGTCAGCGGATTTAAGAATATCAACCAGTTGCAAGTGGGCTGCTTGATCAACTATTAATTTTTGACTGATTTCATATTCATTTAAAACGGGTAAGGCATCTACAGTAAAGGCATGTTCACGCCATTCCTTAGGAAAAGGATTCTTAGGTCGAGCCACTGAGGGAGCGATTTTGATTGCTTTACCTGGCGCAAAACGGTTCAGGATCTTTTCAGAAGCAGATAAAGCAGGTTCTAAATAGCAATCACCTGGAACCACACCCACACCTAGGATTTCAATATCTTTAGCCTGACTTAATAAAAATAATGCTACTAAATCATCAACTGCACCGTCGTGATTAAAATATATTTGTCGCATTAATATCCTCCTTTTCATTTATTTACTCTTTACATAGGTTACTCCATTAGCTTTAGGCCCAACCGATTTACCTATAAAGAAAACCACTGTCACTAAGGTAATTAAATAAGGTAATATTTGCAACCAAAGGTCTGGAATTCCTGATAATCCCGGAATATAGTTACTTGCATAGCCTAAAGCTTGGGCAAGTCCAAAAAACACCGCTGAGAGAGTCGCACCAATCGGATGCCAATGTCCAAAAATCATGGCTGCTAAAGCCATATAACCTTGACCAGAAATGGTCGTCACAGCAAACTCATTAGCAATCGCCTGAGACTGGATAGCACCACCGATGCCTCCCAGAAAACCTGAAATCAAAACTCCAGCATACTTCATCGCGTAAACATTTATCCCTAAGCTTTCAGCGGTTAGAGGAGACTCCCCTACTGAACGTAAACGTAAACCGAAGCGAGTCTTAAATAAAACTAGCCAAGCGATTAGCGCGAAGAAAAAACTAAACCAGGCAACTGGGGGAGTATTCACAAAAAGAATCGGTCCGATTAGGGGGATTTTACTGAGGAATGTAAACGTTCGATTAATAAAAGGGACAGCCAAAGGTCCGGTTTGTGCTGACCCTGTAAGCGCCCGGCATAAAAAGACCGTTAAGGCTGGAGCAGCTAGATTTAACACCGTTCCTGATATGGTGTGGTCAGCACGCAAATGAATAGTCGCTACTGCATGGAGAGCAGAATAAATCAGGCCAAATAATCCGGCGATGATTAAGGAAATCCACGGGGACCAAGAGCCAAATTGAGGGGCTAGGAAGAAATTCGATAAGGCACCAGAAAAAGCACCAATGACCATAATCCCCTCTAAACCAATGTTCACTACACCGGATCTCTCAGAAAAAGTACCGCCAATGGCTGTCAAGATTAAAGGGGCTGCGTATAACAAAGCATTAGAAACTAATAATTGTAGCATATCAATGAATGACATTTTCTACTCCTTTCCTTTGGCTTGTTTAAGGGCTTGCAACTTATTTTTTGCCCAATCAACAATGTAGGCTGTCCCAACAAAAAAGATTATACATGCGATGACCACTTGGGCCATTTCATCAGGAACCCCTGCACTATTGGGCATAAAACGCGATCCCACATTTAGAATGCCAAAGAGTAAAGCTGATAGGAAAATGCCTAGTGGATGATTCATTCCTAACAGAGCAACAGCAATACCATTAAACCCTTCACTAGGAAGTGTTCCTTGAATCGTTATCCCTTGAAAAGTCCCTAAGCCAGTAATTACACCACCAACACCTGCACATAGGCCAGATAAAGTCATGGTTAAGATAATATTTTCTTTAATTGACATTCCGGCGTAACGACTGGCTTCCGGATTTAGGCCAATCGACCGGGTTTCAAACCCTTTTATAGTTTTATTTATATATAAGTGGTATAAAACCATAAAAATAAAGGCAATAAATATTCCTAGATTTAACCGTGAGCCATTACTTAATTCACTGAGCCATTTTAAAGATAAACTGGCATTTTCAGTCATTTCCGGTGTTTTCAATTGGCTTCCCAAAGGACCTCTGATAATCCAGTTGGTAAGATAAAGGGCAATATAATTCAGCATGATGGTAGTGATCACTTCGTTACTACCACGCCAAGCTTTGAAAGCACCTACTAAACATCCCCAAAAACCTCCAGCTAAAGCTCCTACTAGAAAGCAAAGTGGGACTAGGGCTATTCGCGGTAAATCGGGGTTGGCTAAGGCAAACCAAACGGAAGCAATCCAACCTAATAAGTACTGACCTGGAATACCAATGTTAAAAAAATTAGCCTTAGCAGCTAGAGCAAATGATAAACCAGTAAAAGTTAAAACGGTCGCTTCACGAAAGGCCTCTCCTAAGAAATAAGGACCAGTGATCACCTTCCCGATCATCGCTTGGTAAGCAAGGATCGGATTGTAACCGAAGAACAGCATAATTAAAGCCCCAACAAAAAATCCTAGAACAATCGATAACAAGGAAATAATTAAGGCATAGGACATCTTTTTACTATTATTCACCGTTCTCACCTACTTTTTCTAATTTGTCAATTGATTCTCCAGCCATCAATAAACCTAACTCGGTTTCGTTGGTCTCCTGACTATCCACAATACCGGTAATTTGTCCCTGGTGAATAACAGCAATACGATCAGATAAAGACATCAACTCATCCAATTCTTGGCTAACTAAGAGAATAGCCTTGCCTTTACGTCTCTCTTCCAATAATCTTTCATGAACCTCTTCAACCGCACCAATATCTAATCCTCGAGTAGGCTGAGCAGCAATCAAGACTTTGGGGTGGTTTTCAAGTTCACGGGCAATAACAATTTTCTGTTGGTTTCCTCCAGATAACTGACTAGCCTTTGCTGAAATATTTGGAATAGCAATATGGTACTTATTGACTAGGTCTTTAGCGTTATTTTCAATCGCATCAGAGTGCATTAACAAATTTTTACTAAAGGGCTTTTGATAGTAATTACGTAATATAAAGTTATCAGAAATAGGCATTGCTAAGATTAAGCCGCGTTTATGGCGATCTTCAGGAATATGTCCCATCCCCTTTTCAGCGATCTGGCGAGTATTATCATGGGTAATTTCTTCTCCATCTAAATAAATATGTCCCATAGTCGCTTCACTTAATCCGGTTAAAACATCGATCAATTCACTTTGACCATTACCATCAATACCAGCGATCCCCAGTATCTCTCCCGCAAACAAGTTTAAATTGACCCCTCTTAGGATCGGTTGATGACGTTTTTCCAGGACCAGATCTTTTATCTTTAGGACTTCATTACCTAGCTGGGAAGCTTCTTTATTTACATGGATTTGCACCTTACGACCTACCATCATATCGGCGAGTTCTTGTTCACTGACCTCGTCCACATCAACGGTGGCAATTTTTTTACCACGACGAATAATGGTGCAACGGTCTGCAGCAGCCTTGATTTCACTTAACTTATGAGAAATAAGAATAATTGCTTTTCCTTTAGCCGCTAAATGACGTAAAGTTTTTATCAATTCAGTGATCTCTTGCGGGGTTAAGACACCAGTCGGTTCATCTAATATCAGAATATCAACATCCCGGTAGAGTAATTTTAATATTTCAACTCTTTGTTGCATACCTACAGAGATATCTTTAATTTTCGCTCTTGGGTCAACTTTTAAATCATACTTCTCACTGAGTTCACTGACAACTTTTTCACTATTCTCTTTCTTTAAAAAGCCATGCTGGGTGATTTCAGCACCCAGCATAATATTTTCAGTCACAGTAAAATCATCAATAAGCATGAAGTGTTGGTGAACCATGCCGATTCCCTTTTCATAGGCAACTGCTGGTGAGCTAACCGTCACCTGTTCTTGGTTGATAAGAATCTCACCACTAGTTGGGGTCAATAAACCTGTCAAAATATTCATCAAGGTCGATTTCCCTGCCCCATTTTCGCCCAATAAAGCATGAATTTCACCTTGCTTAACATTAAAGGAAATATGATCATTTGCAGTAAAATCGCCAAATTTTTTACTGATATCTTTAATTTCTAATGCTAAATTCTGTTTTGACACGATATTCATCCTTCTATTTTAAATCAGCAAGCTTTTCAGGTACGGTAATTTTATCGCTCTTGATGCCTTCACGCGCTTCATTAACAGCTGTCTTAGCTTCTTCATCTAAGTTAGTATCTACTAAGTCAACTGCACCTTCTTTAACACCATTAAATTGACTTTGTCCACCAGGGAAGTCTCCTGACATGGATTGGTCAGTAACCTTAGCGATTGTCGTACCGATGAGTTTTAAGGTAGAAGCAAGGGTAAAGTTACCTTGAGACCATTCTCCTTCACTCGATTGGTCACGGTCACAACCAATAATCCAAAGGCCCTTTTCCCCATTTTCCAAGCGATTGCGGGTTTCAGTAAAGGCACCGTTACCGGTTTGTCCTGCGGCTGTAAAGATGATATCAATGCCGTTTTGATACATTGAAGAAGAAATTTGTTGACCACGGGCAGCATCGCCAAAGGAATCCGCATATTGAACATCAACCTCAACTTCAGGCTTAGTATCCTTTACCCCTTGCTTAAAACCAGCTTCAAAACGTTCAATGCCTGGAATTTTCATACCGCCAATAAATCCAACTTTATCTTTCTTAGTCGATTTTGCAGCGGCGACACCAGCTAAATAAGCCGATTCGTTATCTTTAAAGGATAATGAAACCACATTAGGCAGATCAACTTGTCCATCGACTAAGCCATAGTGTTGGTCAGGATTGGTTTCTGCTATTTTTTGGATTGGCTCAACCATAAAAGAGCCAATACCAAATACGATATTATAATTATCAGCTGTTGCAGTCGATAAGTTAGGAATGAAATCTGCTTCTGAATGTGATTGATAAAATGAACGCGCATTTTCAGAAAAGCCATGATCCTTGGCCCATTTTTCCATTCCTTCCCAAGCTGACTGGTTGAAGGAGCGGTCATCTATCCCATTCCCATCAGTAACCATGGCAATACGATATTCATCACTAGCTGATTTGTCACTAGTCGAAGATCCACTGGTACCGGCATTTTGACCTTGACAACCAGCAAGCGCTAAACCTGCTAAAGCACCAATAACTAAAGTTTTAACTTTCTTTCCGAACATTTTGCACCTCTCTAATATAAAAAGTTCGTTTTAACTACAAGACAAGTATAACTCAGATTATAGCATAAAACAACATTTTTACGGACGAATTTCTAAAAACGTTTAATATAGTTCGCTTTTTACATAATATAAATATCAATACGCTCTTTTATATTATTTAATTGTAAATTTCATTTTTATTATCTTGTAATTAAAAAAAATAGGCTTATAATTGACTTTAATGCGCAATTAAACCTATTTATCATTAGCTATAAGGAGTTATTCAATGTACGATTTTATGAAGAAAGTTCCTGGTGGTCTCTTACTAGTCCCTATGCTTATATCAGCATTATTTTGCACCTTTGCCCCCGGTATTTTTGAAATCGGTGGGGCTACTCAAGCTATCTTTACTGCCGATGGTTTAAATTACATTATCGGATTTGCTTGCCTTTGCTCGGGAGCTTCTATTGATCTCTCCCATTTAAGTGTGGTCTTAAGAAAAGAAGGCGTCCTTATCCTAGTAAAGGTCATCATTAATATTGTTTTAGGCCTTTTGTTTATTCAATTCTTTGACATGGATGGGATTTGGGGAATATCAGCCATTGCTTATATTGCTGCTATCGCTTCCACCAATCCTTCTTTATTCCTAGCCTTGGAAAGTGACTATGGGACTAAAGATGACATCAGTGCCTTTGGGTTAGTTGGCTTGTTATGTACCCCAGCTTACCCTATGTTAGTTTTTAGTATCTCTCAAACCACTGCCATTAATTGGACCCCAATTATCTCAACCATCATTCCTGTCATCGTTGGAGCGGTACTAGGCAATTTAGATTCTAAGATGCGGGATTATCTAGCACCTGGAGCAGCAATTACCCTCCCCTTCATGGGCTTTGCTTTTGGAGCTAACATTAATCTAATCGACGCCATCAAAGCGGGGCCACAAGGCGTGCTCTTAACCATTCTCTTCTATATTCCTATGGTTCTTATCATGGTCTTAGTTGAACGTTACCTCTTAAAAGAAGATGGAGTCACCTCCTTAGCTATGTCTTCAATTGCTGGGATGTCTGTTTCCGTTCCTGCTATTATTGGTGCAGTTATTCCCAGCTATCAAGAATTTGTCGCCTCGGCTACTGCTCAAATTGCTTTTGGGGTAGTTATCAGCTCGATTATTACTCCAATTATTGCCCGCAAACTTTATCGTCCTAAAGAAACGGATCAAACACCTTAGCCTAAAGTCTCCTAAGAAAAATATCTCTACTAGAATTAACTAAAAAACTCAGTCTCCTA
This genomic stretch from Aerococcus mictus harbors:
- the recO gene encoding DNA repair protein RecO; this encodes MTINQATFPGIVLYQRPYKEKDLLVKIFTQPYGKRMFFVRNIHKPNNVLKQPSFAFVRAEYIGTINDRGFSFLKEVKSMTFPKHTMSDLEAMAYASYLCHLVDASMPDREVDQVLFTQLEQALDKIETGFNPAIIANILEVQLLAKFGVMPQLHACQICQEDQGIFDFSVAFDGLLCQKHFDRDPRRLHWPARAAHFIKLFSQINFSKLQSIQLNSQSQAMIRRAIDDLYDEYVGLHLKSKSFIDKLANFSNPLD
- the era gene encoding GTPase Era, yielding MFNQNNYHSGFVAIVGRPNVGKSTLLNHIIGQKVAIMSDKAQTTRNKIHAIYTTDEVQIVFIDTPGIHKPKHELGEYMVKSAYSALDEVEVILMLVNSTEKIGPGDRFIMEKIAAYDTPKILAVNKTDQLDKEDLAAYLESIPNKDIFDQIIPLSALTGDNVDQLLKELTKEMPLGPQYYPEDQVTDHPEYFVVSEMIREQILQLTREEIPHSVAVTVDKMQKDEYNKVHIYANIIVERKSQKGIIIGKNGSMIKKIGSNARREIETLLGSKAFLELWVKVQPHWRDKRNLLNDFGYRPKTDY
- a CDS encoding diacylglycerol kinase family protein gives rise to the protein MPMDSKENKELKEDYKNKRFKNRSFIRSLGFASEGIVFTFKHERNFRFQTASLFLVVCLALLLKIKRLEFIILLFCCLMVMACEMINTCFEWMVDLTTNYQYHPIAKHIKDVAAGLVLLTSIFSVVIGIIIFTPYLLALLF
- the ybeY gene encoding rRNA maturation RNase YbeY, giving the protein MLSVLFKDKTGELSENQVNIILGVLDAAAKRLELNRETEMSATIVHDDEIHAINRDYRGKDRPTDVISFAINDESEGDSPIAEWPEDLPYELGDLIISLDTAKRQAEEYNHSLERELGFLACHGFLHLNGYDHIEPEDEKVMFGLQREILDAYGLKRE
- a CDS encoding PhoH family protein; translated protein: MLLTQSLTTKTIQLKDPAIALTLYGIHDRHLRLIEESYTLQINARGDKLELIGASDTIETVAEIIQSLEVLINKGKTIGERDIITAIKMANNGQLDTFIDLYDQAIGKSYDGKIIQPKTFGQKQYIDAIKANPLTFGIGPAGTGKTFLAVVMAVSALKKGQVKRIILTRPAVEAGESLGFLPGDLKEKVDPYLRPIYDALYTIYGADHTERLLERGVIEIAPLAYMRGRTLDDAFVILDEAQNTTKAQMKMFLTRLGFGSKMIVNGDKTQIDLPRGIKSGLTDAENIIKGVDNIRFVYFDTDDVVRHPVVSAIIKAYDKEAEQRKHGGE
- a CDS encoding GatB/YqeY domain-containing protein, whose protein sequence is MAKIDQLNQDMKEAMKAKDKFRLSVIRMLKGALQKAEIDKEEALTDDEELSILSRELKQRKDSVNEFHEAGRDDLADQTAKEIEIVENYLPKQLSEEEITQAVKEVIDQVGASSMKDFGKVMGTAVAKLKGQADGNQIQKVAKSLLS
- the rpsU gene encoding 30S ribosomal protein S21, with protein sequence MSKTVVRKNESIDDALRRFKRSVSKSGTLREARKREYYEKPSVRRKKKSEAARKRKF
- a CDS encoding nucleoside hydrolase → MRQIYFNHDGAVDDLVALFLLSQAKDIEILGVGVVPGDCYLEPALSASEKILNRFAPGKAIKIAPSVARPKNPFPKEWREHAFTVDALPVLNEYEISQKLIVDQAAHLQLVDILKSADQAIDLVFTGPLSDLALALDTDSSIATKINKLYWMGGAFQAKGNVLEPEHDGSAEWNAFWDPEAVERVFQEAFPIDIVALESTEKVPLTIPIRQAWAKERKNLGIDFLGNCYALVPPLVHQVSNSTYYLWDVLTAISYIDPSLTKKHALKAKVATKGINQGQTYEDENGRLVDVGYDVKHAEFFQTIFNLAWQ
- a CDS encoding ABC transporter permease, with the protein product MSFIDMLQLLVSNALLYAAPLILTAIGGTFSERSGVVNIGLEGIMVIGAFSGALSNFFLAPQFGSWSPWISLIIAGLFGLIYSALHAVATIHLRADHTISGTVLNLAAPALTVFLCRALTGSAQTGPLAVPFINRTFTFLSKIPLIGPILFVNTPPVAWFSFFFALIAWLVLFKTRFGLRLRSVGESPLTAESLGINVYAMKYAGVLISGFLGGIGGAIQSQAIANEFAVTTISGQGYMALAAMIFGHWHPIGATLSAVFFGLAQALGYASNYIPGLSGIPDLWLQILPYLITLVTVVFFIGKSVGPKANGVTYVKSK
- a CDS encoding ABC transporter permease, with protein sequence MNNSKKMSYALIISLLSIVLGFFVGALIMLFFGYNPILAYQAMIGKVITGPYFLGEAFREATVLTFTGLSFALAAKANFFNIGIPGQYLLGWIASVWFALANPDLPRIALVPLCFLVGALAGGFWGCLVGAFKAWRGSNEVITTIMLNYIALYLTNWIIRGPLGSQLKTPEMTENASLSLKWLSELSNGSRLNLGIFIAFIFMVLYHLYINKTIKGFETRSIGLNPEASRYAGMSIKENIILTMTLSGLCAGVGGVITGLGTFQGITIQGTLPSEGFNGIAVALLGMNHPLGIFLSALLFGILNVGSRFMPNSAGVPDEMAQVVIACIIFFVGTAYIVDWAKNKLQALKQAKGKE
- a CDS encoding ABC transporter ATP-binding protein encodes the protein MSKQNLALEIKDISKKFGDFTANDHISFNVKQGEIHALLGENGAGKSTLMNILTGLLTPTSGEILINQEQVTVSSPAVAYEKGIGMVHQHFMLIDDFTVTENIMLGAEITQHGFLKKENSEKVVSELSEKYDLKVDPRAKIKDISVGMQQRVEILKLLYRDVDILILDEPTGVLTPQEITELIKTLRHLAAKGKAIILISHKLSEIKAAADRCTIIRRGKKIATVDVDEVSEQELADMMVGRKVQIHVNKEASQLGNEVLKIKDLVLEKRHQPILRGVNLNLFAGEILGIAGIDGNGQSELIDVLTGLSEATMGHIYLDGEEITHDNTRQIAEKGMGHIPEDRHKRGLILAMPISDNFILRNYYQKPFSKNLLMHSDAIENNAKDLVNKYHIAIPNISAKASQLSGGNQQKIVIARELENHPKVLIAAQPTRGLDIGAVEEVHERLLEERRKGKAILLVSQELDELMSLSDRIAVIHQGQITGIVDSQETNETELGLLMAGESIDKLEKVGENGE
- a CDS encoding BMP family lipoprotein, translating into MFGKKVKTLVIGALAGLALAGCQGQNAGTSGSSTSDKSASDEYRIAMVTDGNGIDDRSFNQSAWEGMEKWAKDHGFSENARSFYQSHSEADFIPNLSTATADNYNIVFGIGSFMVEPIQKIAETNPDQHYGLVDGQVDLPNVVSLSFKDNESAYLAGVAAAKSTKKDKVGFIGGMKIPGIERFEAGFKQGVKDTKPEVEVDVQYADSFGDAARGQQISSSMYQNGIDIIFTAAGQTGNGAFTETRNRLENGEKGLWIIGCDRDQSSEGEWSQGNFTLASTLKLIGTTIAKVTDQSMSGDFPGGQSQFNGVKEGAVDLVDTNLDEEAKTAVNEAREGIKSDKITVPEKLADLK
- a CDS encoding 2-keto-3-deoxygluconate permease — translated: MYDFMKKVPGGLLLVPMLISALFCTFAPGIFEIGGATQAIFTADGLNYIIGFACLCSGASIDLSHLSVVLRKEGVLILVKVIINIVLGLLFIQFFDMDGIWGISAIAYIAAIASTNPSLFLALESDYGTKDDISAFGLVGLLCTPAYPMLVFSISQTTAINWTPIISTIIPVIVGAVLGNLDSKMRDYLAPGAAITLPFMGFAFGANINLIDAIKAGPQGVLLTILFYIPMVLIMVLVERYLLKEDGVTSLAMSSIAGMSVSVPAIIGAVIPSYQEFVASATAQIAFGVVISSIITPIIARKLYRPKETDQTP